The following nucleotide sequence is from Nocardioides eburneiflavus.
GGGGAGCGGATCCGGTCCAGCATCATCGAGGGTGGCCTGCCACCCGGATCACAGCTGCACGAGGTCGAGCTGGCAGCGAGCTTCGGTGTCAGCCGCGGTCCGGTGCGCGAGGCGCTCCAGCGCCTCATCCAGGAGGGGCTGCTGCGCAGCGAGCCGCACCGCGGCGTCTTCGTGCCGGTCATGAGTGCCGACGACATCGTGGACATCTACCTCGCCCGCGAGGCGTTGGAGGGCGCAGCTGTCCGGCGGATCATCGCGACGGCACGTGCGGCCACTGCGTACAAGGCACTCGACAAGGTCGTCCGCAGCATGGAGGCGGCGGAGAACGCCGAGGACTGGAAGACGGTCGCGAGTCGCGACCTCGACTTCCACACCGTGCTCGTCGCTTCTGCGGAGAGTCCTCGACTCGAGCGGATGTTCACCACCGTGATCTCGGAGACGCGATTGTGCCTCAGCATGCTGACCTCCGAGCTGCAGGGCCGGGACTTCCTCGTGGAGGAGCACCGCGAGATCAGCGAGATGATCCGCGCCGAGGACACCGAAGGAGCCATGGCGGCGCTCACGAAGCACTTCGACGACGCCGTCGTGACGCTGCAGCGTCGCGGTGGTGACGTCGAGGACGGCGAGGCGGGCGAGAAGGCAGGCTGAACACCAGCGGGCCCCGGCCACCAGGGGTGACCGGGGCCCGCTGGTGACCGTCAGCGCAGGCTCCACACCTTGCGGATCGTCTCGTGCACGTCCCACCGGCCGGACCAGCCCTCGGGCTGCACGATCACGTCACCGGCAGAGACCTCGAAGGTCTGGCCCGTGGCACCGTCGGTGACGGTGGCCCGGCCGCTCAGGATGTAGCAGGTCTCGGTGTCCTCGCGAGGCGCCACCGGCCAGCCTCCCGGTGCCGACTCCCACACGCCGGCGCGCACGGCGCCGTCGGTGTCGAAGCGGAGGATGCCGAGCTGCGGATCCCCGGAGTCGGCCCCCGGCCGCTGGCCGGCTGGTTCGAGCTCTCCGGTGATGGTGATGGAGGGGATGTGGACGTAGGTGCTCATGGGTCGGTGCCTCCTCGGCACTCGGGTCGCCCGGACGGCGACTGGATCGTGATGGCCGCGCGGCCGCGGCCGTCGGGACGGCGTCAGCCCGCGGCGAGCAGGTCCAGCACCGCGGCGGTGACCTGCTCGGTCGACGCGGTCCCACCCACGTCGGCGGTGCGGGTGGCGGGCTCGCGCAGCGTCTCCTCGATGGCGCTCATCAGCCTCGCGGCGGCCTCGCTCGAG
It contains:
- a CDS encoding GntR family transcriptional regulator produces the protein MAAKGTPTGIPRATFASMVGERIRSSIIEGGLPPGSQLHEVELAASFGVSRGPVREALQRLIQEGLLRSEPHRGVFVPVMSADDIVDIYLAREALEGAAVRRIIATARAATAYKALDKVVRSMEAAENAEDWKTVASRDLDFHTVLVASAESPRLERMFTTVISETRLCLSMLTSELQGRDFLVEEHREISEMIRAEDTEGAMAALTKHFDDAVVTLQRRGGDVEDGEAGEKAG
- a CDS encoding cupin domain-containing protein, with product MSTYVHIPSITITGELEPAGQRPGADSGDPQLGILRFDTDGAVRAGVWESAPGGWPVAPREDTETCYILSGRATVTDGATGQTFEVSAGDVIVQPEGWSGRWDVHETIRKVWSLR